A single window of Archangium gephyra DNA harbors:
- the infB gene encoding translation initiation factor IF-2, whose product MSKKRVHEIAKELKDQGVELDNKEVVTELVALGYDVKSHSSSLEDDQATAAVQKILDKRKPKQAAAPVAAKGFVVRRKAPTAPSSSDAGYDEAPASEASRAAEASAGEAPVAEAPRAVEAPAAEAPRAAAAQPPAAPEAPAAPVAPPASATEAPRAAAPVSVPETPAAPVAPVSPAEAPRAEAQPAAAEPSSPATQPSSPAAAIEAPRAAEPPRAVTPPPAAAAQPSSPVKESPSLSTRPPSAVPPTVRTPSAHPSSGPNRTSSAGGPGGMGARPGGPGGQGGRPGGPGGQGGRPGGPGGQGGRPGGPGGQGGRPGGPGGQGGRPGGPSQYQRGAPSQYQRSGGIQSTGPVRPSSPGTPAGGQPGAAPGQPGQQVMVGGVPHQQVTQDARSLRPTATQAVVISRPLIQVRRVTPTGGAGKQYPMAPGKSAIGTEKREFRVIPDHAGRGRELVDVSKGKDKEKAGRTKRGPAGEGGPSKQEISDLVWGRVTIPIRGKKKKPTKKGAKTQITQMAEEKKVIKIQEGISVSDLGQRMGVRTNELIKKLMGLGKMATANQIIDSETTELLATDYGWRVEKAGFEVEDFLPEVEARPEDERTRPPVVTVMGHVDHGKTSLLDAIRAANVAAGEAGGITQHIGAYSVKTSRGDITFLDTPGHEAFTSMRARGANVTDIVVLVVAADDGVMPQTIESIKQAKAAEVPIVVAINKMDVPGANPDRVKKDLANYELTPEEWGGETIMVPVSAKQKMGIDLLLENIALQAEVLELTSNPGRPAVGAIIEAKLEKGRGPVATVLVQEGTLKVGDAVVTGTHFGRVRAMNNSRGESVKEVLPGYSAELIGLSGVPTAGDTLNAVADEKAAKEIASHRAMKGREAELGKPSTRETLEQLFAKTKAGGGAKELRLVIKADVQGSAEAVKEAVQKLSNSSQKVRVEIIHSGVGAMTEGDVMRAAASKGLVVGFNVKPESGTEAAAKAQEVTLQTYSIIYELIDGVRKAMEDLLEPIRTERKLGRAEVRNTFNVPKLGTIAGAAVLDGVMKRGAYVRLLRDSKQLFSGRMASLRRFKDDVKEVAQGFECGIGIENYSDLKPGDIIEAYEIEETRPSLS is encoded by the coding sequence ATGTCGAAGAAGCGCGTTCACGAGATTGCAAAAGAGCTCAAGGACCAAGGGGTCGAGCTCGACAATAAAGAGGTCGTGACCGAGCTCGTCGCGCTCGGCTACGACGTCAAGAGCCATTCGTCCTCGCTCGAGGACGATCAGGCCACCGCTGCCGTACAGAAGATTCTGGACAAGCGGAAGCCCAAGCAGGCCGCTGCGCCGGTAGCGGCCAAGGGATTCGTGGTGCGCCGCAAGGCCCCGACGGCTCCCTCGTCCTCCGACGCCGGTTATGACGAGGCTCCGGCCTCCGAGGCTTCGCGTGCCGCCGAGGCGTCGGCCGGCGAGGCTCCTGTCGCCGAGGCCCCACGGGCCGTCGAGGCGCCAGCCGCCGAGGCTCCTCGTGCCGCCGCTGCCCAGCCGCCCGCCGCCCCGGAGGCGCCGGCCGCTCCCGTTGCTCCGCCCGCTTCCGCCACCGAGGCGCCTCGGGCCGCTGCTCCGGTTTCCGTTCCCGAGACTCCGGCCGCCCCCGTGGCGCCGGTCTCTCCCGCCGAGGCACCCCGTGCCGAGGCCCAGCCTGCCGCCGCGGAGCCGTCGAGCCCCGCCACGCAGCCGTCGTCTCCCGCAGCCGCCATTGAGGCGCCGCGGGCCGCGGAGCCGCCCCGTGCGGTCACCCCGCCTCCGGCTGCCGCCGCGCAGCCGTCCTCCCCTGTCAAGGAGTCACCCAGCTTGTCTACCCGCCCGCCTTCGGCGGTTCCACCCACTGTCCGGACCCCCTCGGCCCATCCTTCTTCCGGTCCGAATCGGACCTCTTCCGCGGGGGGTCCCGGTGGTATGGGCGCCCGTCCCGGTGGCCCTGGTGGTCAGGGAGGCCGTCCCGGTGGCCCCGGTGGTCAGGGAGGCCGTCCCGGTGGCCCCGGTGGTCAGGGAGGCCGTCCCGGTGGCCCCGGTGGTCAGGGAGGCCGTCCTGGCGGTCCCGGTGGTCAGGGAGGCCGTCCCGGCGGTCCCAGCCAGTACCAGCGTGGCGCGCCCAGCCAGTACCAGCGCAGCGGTGGTATCCAGTCGACCGGTCCGGTGCGTCCCTCGTCTCCGGGTACCCCGGCGGGTGGTCAGCCTGGCGCCGCTCCGGGTCAGCCGGGCCAGCAGGTGATGGTGGGCGGAGTGCCCCACCAGCAGGTCACGCAGGATGCGCGCTCGCTGCGTCCCACGGCCACCCAGGCCGTCGTCATCTCCCGTCCGCTCATCCAGGTTCGCCGGGTGACGCCCACGGGCGGTGCGGGCAAGCAGTACCCCATGGCGCCGGGCAAGAGCGCCATCGGCACCGAGAAGCGTGAGTTCAGGGTCATCCCCGACCACGCCGGCCGTGGCCGCGAGCTCGTCGACGTCTCCAAGGGCAAGGACAAGGAGAAGGCCGGACGCACCAAGCGTGGCCCGGCGGGCGAGGGCGGCCCCTCCAAGCAGGAGATCTCCGATCTCGTGTGGGGACGCGTCACCATCCCCATCCGCGGCAAGAAGAAGAAGCCCACGAAGAAGGGCGCCAAGACGCAGATCACCCAGATGGCCGAGGAGAAGAAGGTCATCAAGATCCAGGAGGGCATCTCCGTGTCCGACCTGGGCCAGCGCATGGGTGTGCGCACCAACGAGCTCATCAAGAAGCTGATGGGCCTGGGCAAGATGGCCACGGCCAACCAGATCATCGACTCGGAGACCACCGAGCTGCTCGCCACCGACTACGGCTGGCGCGTGGAGAAGGCGGGCTTCGAGGTCGAGGACTTCCTGCCCGAGGTGGAGGCGCGTCCCGAGGACGAGCGCACCCGTCCGCCGGTCGTCACGGTCATGGGCCACGTCGACCACGGCAAGACGAGCCTGCTCGACGCCATCCGCGCCGCCAACGTGGCGGCCGGCGAGGCCGGTGGCATCACCCAGCACATCGGCGCCTACTCGGTGAAGACGTCGCGCGGTGACATCACCTTCCTGGATACCCCGGGCCACGAGGCCTTCACGTCCATGCGCGCCCGCGGCGCCAACGTGACGGACATCGTGGTGCTGGTGGTGGCCGCCGACGACGGCGTGATGCCGCAGACGATCGAGTCCATCAAGCAGGCCAAGGCCGCCGAGGTGCCCATCGTCGTCGCCATCAACAAGATGGACGTGCCGGGCGCCAATCCGGACCGCGTGAAGAAGGACCTGGCCAACTACGAGCTCACCCCCGAGGAGTGGGGCGGTGAGACCATCATGGTGCCGGTGTCCGCCAAGCAGAAGATGGGCATCGACCTGCTGCTGGAGAACATCGCGCTGCAGGCCGAGGTGCTCGAGCTCACGAGCAACCCGGGCCGTCCGGCGGTGGGCGCCATCATCGAGGCCAAGCTGGAGAAGGGCCGCGGTCCCGTGGCCACGGTGCTGGTGCAGGAGGGCACGCTCAAGGTGGGCGATGCCGTCGTCACCGGGACGCACTTCGGCCGCGTTCGCGCCATGAACAACAGCCGGGGCGAGTCCGTGAAGGAAGTGCTCCCGGGCTACTCCGCCGAGCTCATCGGCCTGTCGGGTGTGCCCACCGCGGGTGACACCCTCAACGCGGTGGCCGACGAGAAGGCGGCCAAGGAGATCGCCTCCCACCGCGCCATGAAGGGCCGCGAGGCGGAGCTGGGCAAGCCCAGCACCCGCGAGACGCTCGAGCAGCTGTTCGCCAAGACCAAGGCGGGCGGTGGCGCCAAGGAGCTGCGGCTCGTCATCAAGGCGGACGTGCAGGGCTCGGCCGAGGCCGTCAAGGAGGCCGTCCAGAAGCTGTCCAACTCCAGCCAGAAGGTCCGCGTGGAGATCATCCACTCGGGCGTGGGCGCGATGACCGAGGGCGACGTGATGCGCGCGGCCGCTTCCAAGGGCCTCGTGGTGGGCTTCAACGTCAAGCCCGAGTCCGGCACCGAGGCGGCTGCCAAGGCTCAGGAAGTGACGCTGCAGACCTACAGCATCATCTACGAGCTCATCGACGGTGTGCGTAAGGCCATGGAAGACCTCCTGGAGCCCATCCGCACCGAGCGCAAGCTGGGCCGTGCCGAGGTGCGCAACACCTTCAACGTGCCGAAGCTGGGCACCATCGCCGGTGCGGCGGTGCTCGACGGTGTGATGAAGCGTGGCGCCTACGTCCGCCTGCTGCGCGACAGCAAGCAGCTGTTCTCCGGCCGCATGGCCTCGCTCCGCCGCTTCAAGGACGACGTGAAGGAAGTCGCCCAGGGCTTCGAGTGCGGTATCGGCATCGAGAACTACAGCGATCTCAAGCCCGGCGACATCATCGAGGCCTATGAGATCGAGGAGACGCGGCCGAGCCTGAGCTAG
- a CDS encoding YlxR family protein has protein sequence MRLKARSGSRRKEELPANAGPVRSCIGCGARRIQAELTRLAVGCEGAVVVDWTRRLPGRGAWLCGAGCLAAAVKRKAFGRAFRGKAGAVDPSALGQALESGPARDGAAGGSGC, from the coding sequence ATGCGCCTGAAGGCTCGTTCCGGTAGTAGAAGAAAAGAAGAACTCCCGGCGAACGCCGGACCGGTGCGAAGCTGCATCGGTTGCGGCGCCAGGCGGATCCAGGCGGAGCTCACCCGGTTGGCGGTGGGCTGCGAAGGCGCGGTGGTGGTGGATTGGACGAGGCGGCTCCCCGGGCGGGGAGCCTGGCTCTGCGGCGCCGGGTGCCTGGCGGCGGCGGTGAAGCGGAAGGCCTTTGGCAGGGCCTTCCGGGGGAAGGCGGGGGCGGTCGACCCGTCGGCCCTGGGACAGGCGTTGGAGTCAGGCCCGGCTCGAGATGGAGCGGCCGGGGGGAGTGGGTGTTAG
- the nusA gene encoding transcription termination factor NusA has protein sequence MPTPANPNINLNLVLDQVAKDKGIERSVLIATLEDAMTTAAKKHFGQERNLEAKYDPEKGVVELFQAITVVETITDPIQAVNQISLDEAHKKGMEVEPGDELVFQIFYRDEDAAEAKAQDDQYGDILRLKTFRRGFGRIAAQTAKQVILQRTRDAERENVFNEYKDRRNEIVTGIARRFERGNIIVDLGRAEAVLPVREQVPRETYRAGDRVQAYVLDVLRESKGPQIVLSRASVNLLTKLFEMEVPEIAEGIVVIEAAAREPGGRAKIAVSSRDSDVDPVGACVGMKGSRVQAVVQELRGEKIDIVPYDEDPARFVCAALAPAEVSRVIIDEANHAMELIVPDDQLSLAIGRRGQNVRLAAQLTGWKLDINSESRVREMREFANRSLGALPGVNEMLVETLYAHGFRQAKDIAEANPEMLGQIPGMDPSRIPAMQEEARKQMSLDAAELSRMEREREQARQAEARRHPDELSQTERLARVRGMGEKTIEQLGLAGYKTVEDLANEKDLAKLGDVPGVGIKKARQLKSAAENYLVEEAKLRTELNAERGASSSAAQPAGA, from the coding sequence ATGCCCACGCCAGCCAACCCCAACATCAACCTCAACCTCGTCCTGGACCAGGTGGCCAAGGACAAGGGCATCGAGCGCAGCGTGCTCATCGCCACGCTCGAGGACGCGATGACGACCGCGGCCAAGAAGCACTTTGGCCAGGAGCGCAACCTCGAGGCGAAGTATGACCCGGAGAAGGGTGTGGTGGAGCTCTTCCAGGCCATCACCGTGGTGGAGACCATCACCGACCCCATCCAGGCGGTGAACCAGATCTCCCTCGACGAGGCGCACAAGAAGGGCATGGAGGTGGAGCCGGGCGACGAGCTCGTGTTCCAGATCTTCTACCGTGACGAGGACGCGGCGGAGGCCAAGGCGCAGGACGATCAGTACGGGGACATCCTCCGGCTGAAGACGTTCCGCCGGGGTTTCGGACGCATCGCGGCCCAGACGGCCAAGCAGGTCATCCTCCAGCGCACCCGCGACGCCGAGCGCGAGAACGTCTTCAACGAGTACAAGGACCGGCGCAACGAGATCGTCACCGGCATCGCCCGGCGTTTCGAGCGCGGCAACATCATCGTGGACCTGGGCCGCGCCGAGGCGGTGCTCCCGGTGCGCGAGCAGGTGCCGCGCGAGACGTACCGCGCGGGCGACCGCGTCCAGGCCTACGTGCTGGACGTGCTGCGCGAGTCCAAGGGCCCGCAGATCGTCCTCAGCCGCGCCTCCGTGAACCTGCTGACCAAGCTGTTCGAGATGGAGGTCCCGGAGATCGCCGAGGGGATCGTCGTCATCGAGGCCGCGGCGCGCGAGCCGGGTGGACGGGCGAAGATCGCCGTGTCCAGCCGCGACTCGGACGTGGATCCGGTGGGCGCGTGCGTGGGCATGAAGGGCAGCCGCGTGCAGGCGGTGGTGCAGGAGCTGCGCGGCGAGAAGATCGACATCGTCCCCTACGACGAGGATCCCGCGCGCTTCGTGTGCGCCGCGCTGGCCCCGGCCGAGGTGAGCCGCGTCATCATCGACGAGGCCAACCACGCCATGGAGCTCATCGTCCCGGATGACCAGCTGTCGCTGGCCATCGGCCGGCGCGGGCAGAATGTCCGCCTGGCGGCACAGCTGACCGGTTGGAAGCTGGACATCAACAGCGAGAGCCGGGTGCGCGAGATGCGCGAGTTCGCCAACCGTTCGCTGGGCGCCCTTCCGGGTGTCAACGAGATGCTGGTCGAGACGCTCTACGCGCACGGTTTCCGTCAGGCGAAGGACATCGCCGAAGCCAATCCGGAGATGCTGGGCCAGATTCCGGGGATGGACCCGTCGCGGATTCCCGCCATGCAGGAGGAGGCGCGCAAGCAGATGTCGCTGGACGCGGCGGAGCTGTCGCGCATGGAGCGCGAGCGCGAGCAGGCCCGTCAGGCCGAGGCGCGCCGTCATCCGGACGAGCTCAGTCAGACGGAGCGGCTGGCCCGCGTCAGGGGCATGGGAGAGAAGACCATCGAGCAGCTGGGCCTCGCCGGTTACAAGACGGTGGAGGACCTCGCCAACGAGAAGGACCTGGCGAAGTTGGGCGATGTGCCGGGCGTTGGCATCAAGAAGGCCCGCCAGCTCAAGAGCGCGGCGGAGAACTACCTGGTGGAGGAGGCCAAGCTCCGCACGGAGCTCAACGCCGAGCGCGGGGCCTCTTCTTCGGCCGCCCAACCGGCGGGTGCCTAG
- the rimP gene encoding ribosome maturation factor RimP: MAENIKQTVEARAQELLEPIVAGEGLELLEVEFLREREGWILRLFIDKPGGRVGLDECSQVSRAVDTVLDVEDIVPHEYNLEVSSPGVNRPLKKPVHFERVKGQKIKVKTFGPIGEPPRKNFTGTLTEVAADAIAVDVEGAGNFRISFKDIAKANLEFEF; the protein is encoded by the coding sequence ATGGCGGAGAACATCAAGCAAACGGTGGAGGCAAGGGCACAGGAGCTGCTCGAGCCCATCGTTGCGGGCGAGGGGCTGGAGCTCCTCGAGGTGGAGTTCCTCCGCGAGCGCGAGGGCTGGATCCTGCGCCTGTTCATCGACAAGCCGGGTGGACGGGTGGGCCTGGACGAGTGCTCGCAGGTCTCGCGGGCGGTGGACACGGTGCTGGACGTGGAGGACATCGTTCCCCACGAGTACAACCTGGAGGTCTCCAGCCCCGGTGTGAACAGGCCCCTGAAGAAGCCCGTGCATTTCGAGCGGGTGAAGGGCCAGAAGATCAAGGTGAAGACCTTCGGGCCCATCGGGGAGCCGCCGCGCAAGAACTTCACCGGAACGCTCACCGAGGTGGCGGCCGACGCCATCGCCGTGGACGTGGAAGGGGCGGGCAACTTCCGCATCTCCTTCAAGGACATCGCCAAGGCCAATCTGGAGTTCGAGTTCTAG
- a CDS encoding carbon-nitrogen hydrolase family protein — protein MHLIAAAQMVSTADKAHNLDSATRLVRRASGLGVRLVGLPENFSWMGPEAERQGAAETLEGPTLSRMAELARERKVTLLAGSILETGAPGGRLYNTTVLFGPDGARLAVYRKIHLFDVDVGDGTPYRESEAVAPGSQVVAADTEVGRLGLSICYDLRFPELYRRLAKEGASLLAVPAAFTLMTGKDHWEVLLRARAIENQCYLFAPAQGGRHSPQRVTWGHAMVIDPWGLVTARASEGEGLAVAPVDPELLARIRKNLPCLQHRRLD, from the coding sequence ATGCACCTCATTGCCGCAGCCCAGATGGTGTCCACCGCGGACAAGGCCCACAACCTCGACTCGGCCACCCGGCTCGTCCGGCGTGCGTCCGGCCTGGGCGTCCGGCTGGTGGGTCTGCCCGAGAACTTCAGCTGGATGGGTCCAGAAGCCGAGCGACAGGGGGCCGCCGAGACGCTCGAGGGGCCCACGCTCTCGCGCATGGCCGAGCTGGCACGCGAGCGGAAGGTGACACTTCTGGCCGGCTCCATCCTGGAGACGGGCGCCCCGGGCGGCCGCCTCTACAACACCACCGTCCTCTTCGGGCCGGATGGGGCGCGGCTGGCCGTGTACCGGAAGATCCACCTCTTCGACGTGGACGTGGGCGACGGCACGCCCTACCGCGAGTCGGAAGCGGTGGCCCCGGGCAGTCAGGTGGTGGCGGCGGACACGGAGGTGGGCCGGCTGGGCCTGTCCATCTGCTACGACCTGCGCTTCCCCGAGCTGTACCGGCGCCTGGCCAAGGAGGGCGCGAGCCTGCTGGCGGTGCCGGCGGCCTTCACGCTGATGACGGGCAAGGATCACTGGGAGGTGCTGCTGCGCGCGCGCGCCATCGAGAACCAGTGCTACCTCTTCGCCCCGGCCCAGGGCGGACGGCACTCGCCCCAGCGCGTCACCTGGGGCCATGCCATGGTGATTGATCCCTGGGGACTGGTGACGGCCCGGGCCTCCGAGGGCGAGGGACTCGCCGTGGCCCCGGTGGACCCGGAGCTGCTCGCCCGTATCCGCAAGAATCTGCCCTGCCTGCAACATCGACGGCTGGACTGA
- a CDS encoding FecR family protein, giving the protein MVFVLLGAFSLGCPADEKPVAPVQAPAAPPPVRRAQLKGLQGDVKVKRAAGDEWLPAQEGMPLFENDKVRTVAGAGAQIVFANGSIVNLGDDALIGIAETRPRPGQERTDLTVLRGRVDAEMEDPARQSLSVTTPAATVRAGREIVFQ; this is encoded by the coding sequence ATGGTGTTCGTCCTCCTCGGGGCCTTCTCGCTCGGCTGTCCCGCCGATGAGAAGCCCGTGGCCCCGGTGCAGGCACCGGCCGCGCCGCCTCCGGTGCGCCGTGCCCAGCTCAAGGGCCTTCAAGGAGATGTGAAGGTCAAACGCGCGGCGGGAGACGAATGGCTCCCCGCCCAGGAGGGCATGCCCCTCTTCGAGAACGACAAGGTACGAACCGTGGCTGGCGCGGGAGCACAGATCGTCTTCGCCAATGGAAGCATCGTGAACCTGGGCGACGACGCGCTGATCGGCATCGCGGAGACGCGGCCAAGGCCCGGGCAGGAGCGCACGGACCTGACCGTTCTGCGCGGACGGGTGGACGCCGAGATGGAAGATCCGGCACGCCAGTCACTGTCCGTCACCACGCCAGCGGCCACCGTCCGGGCCGGAAGGGAGATCGTGTTCCAATGA
- a CDS encoding LysM peptidoglycan-binding domain-containing protein, translating to MKSSLLLALLMLAPTEVVVRDGESLAEVAQRTLGDRGGASELKALNGLKDNAVTPGTKLKLPGPNRELAQRSLTTARNALAQADTKAAKREEAAAKLKEAEAYFQGARYDDAAQAADGAWKLVAATQPTAFTVAVDDKGATTVESRSGQPIRVEAEGVTRPVYAGESVRVEKGQPPPLPRAPLGVPQPTSPADKLKLTVQPAKSGPSPVTLAWKPVEGAEGYEVELIPARGEKRTLPASANQLRVSLNAGAYRWSVRAVSREARSEASAEQGFEVAEAPAKPINLQVQPSKWK from the coding sequence ATGAAGAGTTCCCTCCTGCTCGCCCTGTTGATGCTGGCGCCCACCGAGGTGGTGGTCCGCGATGGAGAGTCGCTCGCCGAGGTGGCCCAGCGCACGCTGGGAGACCGCGGTGGTGCCAGTGAGCTCAAGGCCCTCAATGGATTGAAGGACAACGCGGTCACCCCGGGCACGAAGCTGAAGCTGCCCGGGCCCAACCGCGAGCTGGCCCAGCGCTCGCTGACGACGGCACGCAACGCGCTGGCCCAGGCCGACACCAAGGCCGCCAAGCGCGAGGAGGCCGCGGCCAAGCTGAAGGAGGCCGAGGCCTACTTCCAGGGCGCGCGCTACGACGACGCCGCCCAGGCCGCCGATGGGGCCTGGAAGCTGGTGGCCGCGACACAGCCCACCGCCTTCACCGTGGCCGTGGACGACAAGGGCGCCACCACCGTGGAGTCCAGGTCCGGCCAGCCGATCCGTGTGGAGGCCGAGGGTGTCACCCGTCCCGTCTACGCCGGAGAGAGCGTGCGCGTGGAGAAGGGCCAGCCGCCGCCTCTTCCCCGGGCTCCGCTGGGCGTGCCCCAGCCCACCTCCCCCGCCGACAAGCTGAAGCTGACCGTGCAGCCCGCCAAGAGCGGCCCGAGCCCCGTCACCCTCGCCTGGAAGCCGGTGGAGGGCGCGGAGGGTTACGAGGTGGAGCTGATCCCCGCGCGCGGGGAGAAGCGCACGCTGCCGGCCAGCGCCAACCAGCTCCGGGTGTCGCTGAACGCGGGTGCCTACCGCTGGAGCGTGCGCGCGGTGTCCCGCGAGGCCCGCTCCGAGGCCTCGGCCGAGCAGGGCTTCGAGGTGGCGGAAGCGCCGGCCAAGCCCATCAATCTCCAGGTACAGCCCTCGAAGTGGAAGTAG
- a CDS encoding HD domain-containing phosphohydrolase, with product MRLFKTILLLMLVASLVPTVMVGLLSVSDTRELLVRDAQELTQERVKQLKLKVEGFLAEPTRAVMGMARVPHFFSLPLEQQQTYLRAVLNQSREVQAITLFGPDGKRLPGLQAFAVSDVPPTALAEHESRAVALLEGLAGLHYADVVWRPSGEAVVTFAFPVGEPVKGYIAADVTLVELQTMLAQERVGSTGFVYLADAKGHVLAGGGGLVAGQDVSHRPVVSHLLKGVARTPDTDILHVGNFAEGDEAVVAAYATLADPHWAIVSEQPVALAYKQVETMERRLLLTVLAATVVALALAAFFSRSVTRPLKGFIQGALQLAQGKFGLEVNVPQKNELGELARTFNYMSKQLLAYDHENRGLYESLEQGYLETIVALANSIDSKDSYTRGHSQRVGDVAVEIGREMALSERELKQLQFGGILHDIGKIGIVESILCKQSRLTDEEMTIMREHPAIGDTIIKPISFLQAMRACVRSHHERWDGTGYPDKLAGEDIPLLARIVACADTFDACTSTRPYQKAMPLEKAMEILENLSGKQLDPAVVIALRRVLEKRGVRVEGHRLPVKLAS from the coding sequence ATGCGGCTCTTCAAGACCATCCTCTTGTTGATGCTGGTGGCCAGTCTGGTGCCCACCGTGATGGTGGGCCTGCTGTCCGTGTCCGACACGCGTGAGCTGCTGGTGCGCGATGCCCAGGAGCTCACCCAGGAGCGCGTCAAGCAGCTGAAGCTGAAGGTGGAGGGCTTCCTCGCCGAGCCCACGCGCGCCGTCATGGGCATGGCGCGTGTGCCCCACTTCTTCTCCCTGCCCCTGGAGCAGCAGCAGACGTACCTGCGCGCGGTGCTCAACCAGAGCCGCGAGGTGCAGGCCATCACCCTCTTCGGGCCCGATGGCAAGCGGCTCCCCGGGCTGCAGGCCTTCGCCGTCAGTGACGTGCCCCCCACCGCCCTCGCCGAGCACGAGTCGCGCGCCGTGGCCCTGCTGGAGGGGCTCGCCGGCCTGCACTACGCGGACGTGGTGTGGCGCCCCAGCGGTGAGGCGGTGGTGACGTTCGCCTTCCCCGTGGGCGAGCCCGTCAAGGGCTACATCGCCGCGGACGTGACGCTGGTGGAGCTGCAGACCATGCTCGCCCAGGAGCGCGTGGGCAGCACCGGCTTCGTCTACCTCGCCGACGCCAAGGGCCACGTGCTCGCTGGCGGCGGTGGACTGGTGGCCGGCCAGGACGTCTCCCACCGGCCCGTGGTGTCGCACCTGCTCAAGGGCGTGGCGCGCACCCCGGACACCGACATCCTCCACGTGGGCAACTTCGCCGAGGGCGACGAGGCCGTCGTCGCCGCCTACGCCACCCTGGCCGACCCTCACTGGGCCATCGTCTCCGAGCAGCCCGTGGCGCTCGCCTACAAGCAGGTGGAGACCATGGAGCGGCGCCTGCTGCTCACCGTGCTGGCCGCCACCGTGGTGGCCCTCGCGCTCGCCGCCTTCTTCTCGCGCAGCGTCACCCGCCCCCTCAAGGGCTTCATCCAGGGCGCCCTCCAGCTGGCCCAGGGCAAGTTCGGCCTCGAGGTCAACGTCCCCCAGAAGAACGAGCTCGGCGAGCTGGCCCGGACGTTCAACTACATGAGCAAGCAGCTGCTCGCGTACGACCACGAGAACCGCGGCCTCTACGAGAGCCTCGAGCAGGGCTACCTGGAGACGATCGTCGCCCTGGCCAACTCCATCGACTCCAAGGACTCCTATACCCGCGGCCACAGCCAGCGCGTGGGAGACGTGGCGGTGGAGATCGGCCGCGAGATGGCCCTCTCCGAGCGCGAGCTCAAGCAGCTGCAGTTCGGCGGCATCCTCCACGACATCGGGAAGATCGGCATCGTCGAGTCCATCCTCTGCAAGCAGTCGCGGCTGACGGACGAGGAGATGACCATCATGCGCGAGCACCCGGCCATCGGCGACACCATCATCAAGCCGATCAGCTTCCTGCAGGCCATGCGCGCCTGCGTGCGCAGCCACCACGAGCGCTGGGATGGCACCGGCTACCCGGACAAGCTCGCCGGCGAGGACATCCCCCTGCTGGCCCGCATCGTCGCGTGCGCGGACACCTTCGACGCCTGCACCTCCACCCGCCCCTACCAGAAGGCCATGCCCCTGGAGAAGGCGATGGAGATCCTCGAGAACCTCAGTGGCAAACAGCTGGACCCGGCCGTGGTCATCGCGCTGCGCCGGGTGCTGGAGAAGCGGGGCGTGCGCGTCGAGGGCCACCGGCTTCCCGTGAAGCTCGCCTCGTGA
- a CDS encoding DUF971 domain-containing protein: MSFWDRIKPTERPVSATEVTLSPDNTRLSLVWEDGVKTGTTAQVLRQQCPCAGCVDEWTNKRTLDPARVAADVRITQLQPVGNYALTFVFSDGHGTGIYPWKLLRELTQP; encoded by the coding sequence TTGAGTTTCTGGGATCGAATCAAGCCCACCGAGCGCCCCGTGTCCGCCACGGAGGTGACGCTGTCACCGGACAACACCCGGCTGAGCCTCGTCTGGGAGGACGGCGTGAAGACAGGCACCACCGCCCAGGTGCTGCGCCAGCAGTGCCCGTGCGCCGGGTGCGTGGACGAGTGGACCAACAAGCGCACGCTGGACCCGGCCCGGGTGGCCGCGGACGTGCGCATCACCCAGCTGCAGCCGGTGGGCAACTACGCCCTCACCTTCGTCTTCAGCGACGGCCACGGCACCGGCATCTACCCCTGGAAGCTGCTGCGCGAGCTCACCCAGCCGTGA